From the Halorhabdus utahensis DSM 12940 genome, one window contains:
- the glpA gene encoding anaerobic glycerol-3-phosphate dehydrogenase subunit GlpA, translating to MTSSPSVLVIGGGSTGVGIARDAAMRGFDVTLVEKGNLTHGTTGRMHGLLHSGGRYAVSDQASARECIDENMILRDIATHCVEDTGGLFVKRPEDTEEYYQEKLDGLRECSIPATELTAEEARRKEPFLARDIDKAIEVPDAAIDPFRLCVANAISAANHGARIETFSEVTDLLVEDGEIVGAEVTHESGEGNRVHGVEGSVEEIRVDHIVNAAGAWTGEIAAMADIDVEVRPSKGVMTIMNVRQVDTVINRCQPKGDADIVVPHETTAILGTTDEEVGDPEDYPEEEWEVDLMIEELAKLVPILDDARTIRSFWGVRPLYEPPDTGTDDPTDITREFFLLDHDERDALPGMTTIVGGKLTTYRLMAEQLVDHLAEKFDVDTTCRTAEEPLPGSEDEGVIDDAMDDFGLRSPIAKRSAERLGSRTQEVLDTNEPNPVVCGCEAVTRAEVNDAIEQSGTDLNAVRIRTRAGMGNCQGGFCSHRLANELHPDFDEGRARAALDELYQERWKGQRHALWGRQLSQAMITYTMHALTMNRDRDPAGGGSLDFGAFDSGPSNTPATDDGQPADGPPGVATDGGRGDGRGD from the coding sequence ATGACATCTTCCCCCTCGGTGCTCGTGATCGGCGGTGGCTCGACGGGTGTCGGGATCGCCCGGGATGCTGCGATGCGTGGGTTCGACGTGACGCTGGTCGAGAAGGGCAACCTCACCCACGGGACGACCGGCCGGATGCACGGGCTGCTCCACAGCGGCGGTCGCTACGCCGTCTCCGATCAGGCGAGCGCGCGTGAGTGTATCGACGAGAACATGATCCTCCGGGACATCGCCACCCACTGCGTCGAGGACACGGGCGGACTCTTCGTCAAGCGACCGGAGGACACCGAGGAGTACTACCAGGAAAAATTGGACGGGCTCAGGGAGTGTTCGATCCCCGCGACGGAACTCACCGCCGAAGAAGCACGCCGGAAAGAGCCGTTTCTCGCCCGGGACATCGACAAGGCAATCGAGGTGCCCGACGCGGCGATCGACCCCTTCCGGCTGTGCGTGGCCAACGCCATCAGTGCTGCAAACCACGGCGCTCGCATCGAGACGTTCTCGGAAGTGACTGACTTGCTAGTCGAGGACGGCGAGATCGTCGGCGCGGAGGTCACCCACGAGAGCGGCGAGGGCAACCGCGTCCATGGGGTCGAGGGGTCTGTCGAGGAGATCCGCGTCGATCATATCGTCAACGCCGCGGGGGCCTGGACGGGCGAGATTGCGGCGATGGCCGACATCGACGTGGAGGTCCGGCCCTCGAAGGGAGTGATGACCATCATGAACGTCCGGCAGGTCGACACCGTGATCAACCGCTGCCAGCCCAAGGGCGACGCCGACATCGTCGTGCCCCACGAGACGACCGCGATCCTCGGGACGACCGACGAGGAGGTCGGCGACCCGGAGGACTACCCGGAGGAAGAGTGGGAGGTCGATCTCATGATCGAGGAACTCGCAAAGCTCGTCCCGATTCTCGACGACGCGCGGACGATCCGCTCGTTCTGGGGTGTCCGTCCACTCTATGAACCACCCGACACCGGGACCGACGATCCGACGGACATCACGCGGGAGTTCTTCCTGCTCGATCACGACGAGCGCGACGCTCTCCCCGGCATGACGACGATCGTCGGCGGGAAGCTGACGACCTACCGACTCATGGCCGAGCAACTCGTCGATCACCTCGCCGAGAAATTTGACGTAGACACCACCTGCCGCACCGCCGAGGAACCGCTTCCCGGCAGTGAAGACGAAGGCGTCATCGACGACGCCATGGACGATTTCGGCCTGCGCTCGCCGATCGCCAAACGGAGCGCCGAGCGCCTGGGGTCACGAACGCAGGAGGTTCTCGACACCAACGAGCCCAACCCGGTCGTCTGTGGGTGTGAGGCCGTGACGCGTGCGGAAGTCAACGACGCCATCGAGCAGTCCGGCACTGACCTCAACGCCGTCCGGATCCGCACCCGGGCCGGGATGGGCAACTGCCAGGGCGGCTTTTGCAGCCATCGGCTGGCGAACGAACTCCACCCCGATTTCGACGAGGGGCGCGCACGGGCGGCGCTCGACGAACTCTACCAGGAGCGCTGGAAGGGCCAACGCCACGCGCTCTGGGGGAGACAGCTCTCCCAGGCGATGATCACCTACACGATGCACGCGCTGACGATGAACCGCGATCGCGATCCCGCCGGCGGCGGATCGCTTGACTTCGGCGCGTTCGATTCCGGGCCGTCGAACACTCCCGCGACCGACGACGGACAACCGGCGGACGGGCCACCAGGCGTCGCCACCGACGGTGGCAGGGGGGATGGCCGTGGCGATTGA
- the glpK gene encoding glycerol kinase GlpK, which yields MTDTYVGAIDQGTTGTRFMVFDRDGQVAGNAYEKHEQFYPEPGWVEHDPLEIWANTKAVVTAGLADAGLEAEQVAALGITNQRETTLVWDKDTGKPVHNALVWQDRRTTDRVEELQDEDKVEWIRGKTGLEPDAYFSATKTEWILDNAEPLKLQSHRASDLHDRAESGELLMGTIDAWLIYNLTGNHITDVTNASRTMLYNVHEMAWDGDLLAEFGVPEAMLPEVRPSSDENLYGHTDPDGFLGAEIPVAGALGDQQAALFGQTCFEEGDAKNTYGTGSFYLMNTGTEAVESDHGLLTTIAFQRSGEPVRYALEGSIFATGAAIEWLEDVDLINNAAQTADLASAVDSTDGVYLVPAFTGLGAPHWDGRARGTIVGMTRGTRKEHIVRATLEAIAYQTRDVAEAMEADSGIETTTLRVDGGAVKNDFLCQLQADVIRTDIARPEVDETTALGSAYAAGLAVGYWADLDELRENWRVDREFTPEIPVEDADRMYSRWDDAVERARDWAREE from the coding sequence ATGACAGACACCTACGTCGGCGCGATCGATCAGGGAACGACCGGGACGCGCTTTATGGTGTTCGACCGCGACGGCCAGGTCGCGGGCAACGCCTACGAGAAACACGAACAGTTCTATCCGGAGCCAGGATGGGTCGAGCACGACCCGCTAGAGATCTGGGCGAACACAAAAGCGGTCGTCACTGCGGGACTGGCCGATGCCGGACTCGAGGCCGAGCAGGTAGCTGCACTGGGAATTACGAACCAGCGAGAGACCACGCTCGTCTGGGACAAAGACACGGGCAAGCCCGTACACAACGCCCTCGTCTGGCAGGACCGCCGGACCACCGACCGGGTCGAAGAGCTCCAGGACGAAGACAAAGTCGAGTGGATCCGTGGGAAGACCGGCCTCGAACCCGACGCGTACTTTTCGGCGACGAAAACGGAGTGGATTCTGGACAACGCCGAACCACTGAAACTCCAGAGTCACCGGGCCAGTGACCTCCACGACCGCGCCGAAAGCGGCGAGTTGTTGATGGGGACGATCGACGCGTGGCTGATCTACAATCTCACGGGCAATCACATCACGGACGTCACCAACGCCTCCCGGACGATGCTGTACAACGTCCACGAGATGGCGTGGGACGGGGATCTCCTCGCCGAGTTCGGGGTCCCCGAGGCGATGCTTCCGGAAGTGCGGCCCTCCTCGGACGAAAACCTCTATGGCCACACCGATCCCGACGGGTTCCTCGGCGCGGAGATCCCCGTCGCCGGCGCACTGGGCGACCAGCAGGCAGCCCTGTTCGGCCAGACCTGTTTCGAGGAGGGAGACGCGAAGAACACCTACGGCACCGGCTCCTTTTACCTGATGAACACGGGGACGGAAGCCGTTGAATCCGACCACGGCCTGCTGACGACGATCGCGTTCCAGCGGTCGGGCGAGCCTGTCAGGTACGCCCTGGAGGGGTCGATCTTCGCCACCGGGGCGGCGATCGAATGGCTCGAGGACGTCGATCTCATCAACAACGCCGCCCAGACCGCGGACCTCGCCAGTGCGGTCGACTCGACCGACGGCGTCTATCTCGTCCCGGCCTTCACCGGCCTCGGCGCACCCCACTGGGACGGGCGCGCTCGCGGGACGATCGTCGGGATGACCCGCGGCACCCGGAAGGAACACATCGTCCGGGCGACGCTGGAGGCCATCGCCTACCAGACGCGGGACGTCGCCGAGGCGATGGAAGCCGACTCGGGGATCGAGACGACCACACTCCGGGTCGACGGCGGGGCCGTCAAGAACGACTTCCTGTGTCAACTCCAGGCCGACGTCATCCGGACGGACATCGCTCGCCCCGAAGTCGACGAGACGACGGCCCTCGGTTCGGCGTATGCGGCTGGCCTCGCCGTCGGCTACTGGGCTGATCTCGACGAACTCCGCGAGAACTGGCGCGTCGACCGGGAGTTCACCCCGGAGATCCCGGTCGAGGACGCCGATCGGATGTACAGTCGCTGGGACGACGCCGTCGAGCGCGCCAGAGACTGGGCTAGGGAGGAGTGA
- a CDS encoding ROK family protein, which produces MAVYAGVDLGATYVRAVVGDGTGKELGQDKRETPPGPTGIAVTETVLETLRAACTDAGVDPTDVEAVGVASVGPLDLAEGVVENPANLPDTIETIPLTGPLGNLTGTDEVYLHNDAVAGVIGERFHSDRNPDNMAYLTISTGIGAGVAVDGHVLSGWDGNVGEVGHMTLDSDGMMTCGCGQDGHWEAYASGQNIPRYAREFYQAGDWETDMPVMDADFRAPDLFEYAGEDDFADAFIDRLATFNAMGVANIVQAYAPLVIHIGGAVAENNPELVVGKIRERLPEMVFGNIPEINITTLGDDVVVKGALASALTEGTGDREKLRE; this is translated from the coding sequence ATGGCCGTATACGCTGGTGTCGACCTCGGTGCGACGTACGTCCGCGCCGTCGTCGGTGATGGGACTGGCAAGGAACTCGGGCAGGACAAGCGGGAAACGCCACCGGGCCCGACTGGCATCGCCGTGACCGAGACGGTGCTTGAGACGCTGCGTGCAGCCTGTACGGATGCGGGGGTCGACCCCACCGACGTCGAAGCGGTCGGGGTCGCGTCCGTCGGCCCGCTGGATCTCGCCGAAGGTGTTGTCGAAAACCCGGCGAACCTCCCGGACACGATCGAGACGATCCCGCTGACTGGGCCGCTCGGGAACCTCACCGGGACCGACGAGGTCTACCTCCACAACGATGCGGTCGCCGGTGTGATCGGCGAGCGCTTTCACAGCGACCGCAACCCCGACAACATGGCCTATCTGACCATCTCGACGGGGATCGGCGCGGGCGTCGCGGTCGACGGCCACGTTCTGAGTGGCTGGGACGGCAACGTCGGTGAAGTCGGCCACATGACGCTCGATTCGGACGGGATGATGACGTGTGGGTGTGGCCAGGACGGCCACTGGGAGGCCTACGCTTCCGGACAGAACATCCCCCGGTACGCCCGCGAGTTCTACCAGGCCGGCGACTGGGAGACGGATATGCCCGTCATGGACGCCGACTTCAGGGCCCCGGACCTCTTCGAATATGCCGGTGAGGACGACTTTGCCGACGCGTTCATCGACCGCCTCGCCACGTTCAACGCGATGGGCGTCGCCAACATCGTCCAGGCGTACGCGCCGCTGGTGATCCACATCGGCGGAGCCGTTGCCGAGAACAATCCGGAACTCGTCGTCGGGAAGATCCGCGAGCGCCTCCCGGAGATGGTCTTTGGCAACATCCCGGAGATCAACATCACGACCCTTGGCGACGACGTGGTGGTCAAAGGTGCCCTGGCGAGTGCCCTGACCGAAGGGACCGGCGACCGCGAGAAACTTCGCGAGTGA
- the pyk gene encoding pyruvate kinase, which yields MRNAKIVCTLGPASESKADIKELAEAGMSVARLNASHGSPEHRRTMIDRIREVDAEMEKSLAVMHDIPGPEVRTAPIREPIELDGGTTIRFYKGDDATPEDVGLSVDISVVEPGDSVLLDDGRIETTVEKVEDGDVYAHVENGGKLGARKGVNVPGVELGLPFPTEQDRTELEVAAEKEVDLVAASFVRDGDDVRKIGDFLENEGTEVPVVSKVERKGAVENLDSIIEASYGVMVARGDLGVELPLEEVPLYQKRIIRQCNEAGVPVITATEMLDSMEESRRPTRAEASDVANAVFDGTDAVMLSGETAIGDHPARVVSTMADIVNEVEQSAEFAELREQRLPPSDKTRTDALAHAARTLVDDIDATAIVAASESGYTALRTAKFRPEVPIIASTPSERVRRQLALARGIFPTTAPFTTEGADAIVQNAVQSALKTGIAESGDTVVVISGMMTELEGTSTSNMLKVHLAAETVTTGQSVVDGLVTGPLVRTTDGDLESVPEGAILSVPADFDDEFLGDPSKLGGIIDGHTNRRGHAVTVGRRLDIPTVSHVTVPDELEDGATVTLDAERGVLYRGQLGTLDD from the coding sequence ATGCGCAACGCCAAAATCGTCTGTACGCTCGGACCTGCATCGGAATCGAAAGCGGACATCAAGGAGTTGGCTGAGGCCGGCATGTCGGTCGCGCGGCTCAACGCCAGTCACGGTTCGCCGGAACACCGGCGCACGATGATCGACCGCATCCGCGAGGTCGACGCGGAGATGGAGAAGTCTCTCGCGGTCATGCACGACATCCCCGGCCCGGAAGTCCGGACCGCACCGATCCGCGAACCGATCGAACTCGACGGTGGGACCACAATCAGGTTCTACAAGGGCGACGACGCGACGCCCGAAGATGTCGGGCTCTCGGTGGACATCTCCGTCGTGGAACCGGGCGACAGCGTCCTGCTCGACGACGGTCGCATCGAGACGACGGTCGAAAAAGTCGAGGACGGCGACGTCTACGCCCACGTCGAGAACGGCGGGAAACTCGGCGCGCGCAAGGGCGTCAACGTCCCTGGCGTCGAACTCGGGCTCCCGTTCCCGACCGAGCAGGACCGGACGGAACTCGAAGTCGCTGCCGAGAAGGAAGTCGATCTGGTGGCGGCGAGTTTCGTCCGCGACGGTGACGACGTCCGCAAGATCGGCGATTTCCTGGAGAACGAAGGGACGGAAGTGCCGGTCGTCTCGAAGGTCGAACGCAAGGGTGCAGTCGAAAACCTGGACAGCATCATCGAGGCGTCATACGGCGTGATGGTCGCCCGTGGCGACCTCGGTGTCGAGTTACCCCTCGAAGAGGTGCCGCTGTATCAGAAACGGATCATCCGGCAGTGCAACGAGGCCGGCGTGCCGGTTATCACAGCGACGGAGATGCTCGACTCCATGGAGGAGTCCCGGCGGCCCACCCGCGCGGAAGCCTCGGACGTTGCCAACGCCGTCTTCGACGGGACCGACGCGGTCATGCTGTCAGGCGAGACGGCCATCGGCGACCACCCGGCGCGGGTGGTCTCCACGATGGCGGACATCGTCAACGAGGTCGAACAGAGCGCGGAGTTCGCCGAACTTCGCGAACAGCGACTCCCGCCTTCGGATAAGACGCGTACCGACGCCCTCGCCCATGCGGCCCGGACCCTGGTCGATGACATCGACGCGACCGCGATCGTCGCCGCCAGCGAGTCGGGCTACACCGCCTTGCGGACGGCCAAGTTCCGCCCCGAGGTGCCGATCATCGCCTCGACGCCCAGCGAGCGGGTCCGCAGACAGCTCGCCCTCGCGCGTGGCATCTTCCCGACGACCGCTCCCTTCACGACGGAGGGGGCCGACGCGATCGTCCAGAACGCCGTCCAATCGGCGCTGAAGACCGGCATCGCCGAGAGCGGCGACACCGTCGTCGTCATCTCCGGCATGATGACCGAACTCGAGGGCACCAGCACCTCGAACATGCTCAAGGTTCACCTGGCGGCCGAGACCGTCACGACGGGTCAATCCGTCGTCGACGGACTCGTGACGGGGCCGCTCGTCCGAACCACTGACGGTGATCTCGAATCAGTGCCTGAGGGCGCGATCCTGTCCGTTCCCGCCGATTTCGACGACGAATTCCTCGGCGACCCGTCGAAGCTCGGTGGCATCATCGACGGCCACACCAACCGGCGCGGGCACGCCGTCACCGTCGGCCGCCGGCTCGACATTCCGACGGTGAGCCACGTGACGGTTCCCGACGAGCTCGAAGACGGTGCGACCGTGACTCTCGATGCCGAACGCGGCGTCCTGTACAGGGGACAACTCGGAACGCTCGACGACTGA
- a CDS encoding VOC family protein, producing the protein MSSFTLTSPAFEDGTPIPREYGYTERNVNPPLSVSGVPGAAVSLAIVMDDPDALEPTRAGNHRQAVELMCQHANRRGMEPRLTVLTLGVEDIDRSVAFYRDGLGFDVLERMGEFVAFELNGFALALFPRDDHAHGANLDPAETGTGDVSLAHNVETQADVDELIAEAEAAGATITKPPAETAWGGYSAYFRDPDGHLWEVATGAEAFEQFI; encoded by the coding sequence ATGTCATCGTTTACGCTCACCAGTCCCGCCTTCGAGGACGGGACACCGATCCCAAGAGAGTACGGCTACACTGAACGCAACGTCAATCCCCCGCTGTCGGTTTCGGGTGTGCCTGGGGCGGCGGTGTCGCTGGCCATCGTGATGGATGATCCCGACGCGCTCGAACCTACACGAGCCGGCAATCACCGCCAAGCAGTAGAGCTAATGTGCCAACACGCAAACCGTCGCGGCATGGAACCGCGATTGACAGTGCTGACCCTCGGCGTCGAAGACATCGACCGATCGGTCGCGTTTTATCGGGACGGCCTCGGATTCGACGTCCTCGAACGGATGGGCGAGTTCGTCGCCTTCGAGTTGAACGGGTTCGCACTCGCGCTCTTTCCGCGTGATGACCACGCGCATGGGGCGAACCTCGACCCTGCGGAGACCGGCACCGGTGATGTCTCACTGGCACACAACGTCGAGACGCAAGCGGACGTCGACGAACTCATCGCGGAAGCCGAGGCGGCCGGCGCAACGATTACGAAACCGCCGGCCGAGACAGCCTGGGGCGGCTACTCGGCGTACTTCAGGGACCCGGACGGGCACCTTTGGGAAGTCGCCACGGGTGCCGAGGCGTTCGAACAGTTCATCTAA
- a CDS encoding endo-1,4-beta-xylanase, translating to MSDTLRDVADDNDIKIGAAAAADPIRGDFQYRDALREFNAVTAENAMKMGPLRPDEHTYDFTDGDLIAEFAREHDMYFRGHVLVWHNQLPEWLLPFQYTDRELRRLLEDHVRTVAARYAGDVDTWDVVNEAVADDGGLRETPWLRAFGEEYLDKAFEWAHQSAPEADLFYNDYGADGINDKSDEIYEMVSGMLDRGVPIDGVGLQLHALHDPVDPDSVAENIERFKDLGLAVEITEMDVAYTAEDPPEDHQEVQADYYREVVEKAMAAGCDTFVIWGVADHHSWIPHFDDTLTDDPLLLDDGYDRKPAYDAIVDLLS from the coding sequence ATGTCGGATACCCTGCGAGATGTGGCAGACGACAACGACATCAAAATCGGCGCAGCGGCCGCAGCCGATCCGATCCGAGGGGACTTCCAGTATCGGGACGCCCTGCGGGAGTTCAACGCCGTCACGGCCGAGAATGCCATGAAGATGGGGCCGCTACGACCCGACGAGCATACGTATGACTTCACGGACGGCGACCTGATCGCCGAGTTCGCCCGCGAACACGACATGTACTTCCGCGGTCACGTGCTGGTCTGGCACAACCAGCTGCCGGAGTGGCTACTCCCCTTCCAGTACACCGACCGGGAACTCCGCCGCTTGCTCGAAGACCACGTCCGCACGGTCGCCGCGCGGTACGCCGGCGACGTCGACACCTGGGACGTCGTCAACGAGGCCGTCGCCGACGACGGCGGGTTGCGCGAGACGCCCTGGCTGCGAGCCTTTGGCGAGGAGTACCTCGACAAAGCCTTCGAGTGGGCCCACCAGTCGGCACCCGAGGCCGACCTCTTCTACAACGACTACGGCGCGGACGGCATCAACGACAAGTCCGACGAGATCTACGAGATGGTCTCCGGAATGCTCGATCGAGGAGTCCCGATCGACGGCGTCGGCCTCCAGCTGCACGCACTGCACGACCCCGTCGATCCCGACTCGGTCGCCGAGAACATCGAACGCTTCAAAGATCTCGGCCTGGCGGTCGAGATCACCGAGATGGATGTCGCCTACACGGCCGAGGATCCGCCCGAGGACCATCAGGAAGTCCAGGCCGACTACTACCGCGAGGTCGTCGAGAAAGCCATGGCTGCCGGCTGTGACACCTTCGTCATCTGGGGTGTCGCCGACCACCACTCCTGGATCCCCCACTTCGACGACACCCTGACCGATGACCCGCTCCTGCTGGACGACGGCTACGACCGCAAACCCGCCTACGACGCGATCGTCGACCTGCTGTCCTGA
- a CDS encoding HAD family hydrolase — protein sequence MSYDAIVFDLDGVLLTGYHTAPAVYREAARETFADFDVTVGAVPDGLVNPDDTGEVRAFCAHHDLPPEAFWGYREHASTVLENDRIIAGEREPFDDVDVLPSLAEETTLGIVSNNRHGTVRFVREYFDWGDAFGAVRGRAPTLDGYDRMKPDPHYLGHTIDALEVEPTETLFVGDRLSDVETADRAGTDSALLVRDDDRPTGDPDPTHVIDSLRDLEPLASDGY from the coding sequence GTGTCCTACGACGCCATCGTCTTCGACCTGGACGGCGTGTTGCTGACGGGCTATCACACGGCCCCAGCCGTCTACCGCGAAGCCGCCCGGGAGACATTCGCTGACTTCGACGTGACCGTCGGGGCGGTTCCCGACGGCCTGGTCAACCCTGACGACACTGGCGAAGTCCGGGCGTTCTGTGCCCACCACGACCTCCCGCCCGAGGCGTTCTGGGGCTATCGCGAACACGCCTCGACCGTGCTCGAAAACGACCGAATCATCGCCGGCGAACGCGAACCGTTCGACGACGTCGACGTCCTGCCGTCGCTGGCCGAGGAGACGACGCTGGGGATCGTGAGCAACAACCGCCACGGTACCGTCCGGTTCGTCCGTGAGTATTTCGACTGGGGCGATGCCTTCGGGGCCGTCCGCGGCCGAGCGCCGACGCTCGATGGCTACGATCGAATGAAGCCCGACCCCCACTATCTGGGGCATACCATCGACGCGCTCGAGGTGGAACCGACCGAGACGCTGTTCGTCGGCGATCGGCTCTCGGACGTCGAGACGGCCGATCGGGCTGGCACTGACTCGGCGCTGCTGGTCCGGGACGACGACCGGCCGACCGGCGATCCGGATCCGACGCACGTCATCGATTCTCTCCGGGACCTGGAACCGCTTGCGAGCGACGGATACTGA
- a CDS encoding pyruvate ferredoxin oxidoreductase subunit gamma gives MEEIRIHGRGGQGSVTLAQLLAQAAHEEGTWAQAFPAFGVERRGAPVEAFARFDETKITDRSQVDEPDYVIVQDTSLLEYVDVTDGLNEDGLVLVNTDADPEELDIETDAEVVTVDATEIALQHLGRPIMNTALLGAFAGATGLLGQDSMEAVITRKFGGEIGEQNVAATNEAFSEVSA, from the coding sequence ATGGAAGAAATACGCATTCACGGTCGTGGCGGCCAGGGTTCGGTTACACTGGCACAGTTATTGGCACAAGCAGCACACGAAGAAGGAACCTGGGCACAGGCGTTCCCGGCGTTCGGCGTCGAGCGACGTGGCGCGCCCGTCGAGGCGTTCGCGCGCTTCGACGAGACGAAGATCACGGATCGCAGCCAGGTTGACGAGCCCGACTACGTCATCGTTCAGGACACGAGCCTGCTCGAGTACGTCGACGTCACCGATGGACTCAACGAGGACGGCCTCGTGTTGGTCAACACTGACGCCGACCCCGAAGAGTTGGATATCGAGACCGACGCCGAGGTCGTCACGGTCGACGCGACCGAGATCGCCCTCCAGCACCTCGGTCGCCCGATCATGAACACCGCGCTGCTCGGGGCCTTCGCCGGCGCGACCGGCCTGCTCGGTCAGGACAGCATGGAAGCCGTCATCACCCGGAAGTTCGGCGGCGAGATCGGCGAGCAGAACGTCGCCGCAACCAACGAAGCCTTCTCGGAGGTATCAGCATGA
- a CDS encoding 4Fe-4S binding protein: MSQSEDPYEDLKITTGAVVEPNTSRVNKTGSWRQFKPVIDAETCIACGQCDTFCPDQAAKPVEGEDFYAFDLDYCKGCGICEEVCPVDAIDMIREVK; this comes from the coding sequence ATGAGCCAATCAGAAGACCCATACGAAGACCTGAAAATCACGACCGGTGCCGTCGTGGAACCGAACACCTCCCGCGTGAACAAGACGGGATCCTGGCGGCAGTTCAAGCCCGTCATCGATGCCGAGACCTGTATCGCCTGCGGGCAGTGTGACACGTTCTGTCCCGACCAGGCGGCCAAGCCGGTCGAGGGAGAGGACTTCTACGCGTTCGACCTGGACTACTGCAAGGGCTGTGGCATCTGTGAAGAGGTCTGCCCGGTCGACGCCATCGACATGATCCGGGAGGTGAAGTGA
- a CDS encoding pyruvate ferredoxin oxidoreductase produces MAKAEQEPNPSGEQEVMKGTSAVAKGVMAADPDVISAYPITPQTGVVEKLSELVADGELDSEFIKVDSEFNAASTCIGASAAGARAFSATSSQGLKLMSEPLFTAAGMRLPIVMAVANRSLSAPLSIWADHTDAFAERDGGMLQFHAEDVQEAIDHVLMGFRVAEQVNLPVLSNFDGFILTHVQEPADIPSEEEVNEFLPPRDPAFTLDPSDPKTMGAYARPEHWTEARYEIQAAMMESKEVWAETVEEFKEVFGRDYTEYNGMIDTYHGDADYRLVALGSMCGTIRGVIDQYREQGVDVGLVRPRVHRPFPTEEIRKALGDAEAVGVLTKEMSPGYESALAGEIKGTLYHAENQPPIKSFVIGMAGRDITAAEIGAMIEETMEASGPMTFDEQESWPQLREELLQTGGDQ; encoded by the coding sequence ATGGCCAAAGCTGAGCAAGAGCCAAATCCGTCCGGCGAGCAGGAAGTGATGAAAGGGACGTCGGCCGTCGCCAAGGGCGTCATGGCCGCCGACCCCGACGTCATCTCGGCGTACCCGATCACCCCCCAGACCGGCGTCGTCGAGAAGCTCTCGGAACTCGTCGCCGACGGCGAACTCGACAGCGAGTTCATCAAGGTCGACAGCGAGTTCAACGCCGCTTCGACGTGTATCGGCGCGTCGGCGGCCGGCGCTCGCGCGTTCTCCGCGACGTCGAGCCAGGGCCTGAAGCTGATGAGCGAACCGCTGTTCACGGCGGCGGGCATGCGCCTTCCGATCGTGATGGCGGTCGCCAACCGGTCGCTGTCGGCCCCCCTCTCGATCTGGGCCGACCACACCGACGCCTTCGCCGAGCGCGACGGCGGCATGTTGCAGTTCCACGCCGAGGACGTCCAGGAAGCCATCGACCACGTCCTGATGGGCTTCCGTGTCGCCGAACAGGTCAATCTCCCTGTCCTCTCGAACTTTGACGGCTTTATTCTGACCCACGTCCAGGAACCCGCCGACATCCCGAGCGAGGAGGAGGTCAACGAGTTCCTGCCGCCGCGTGACCCCGCGTTCACGCTCGATCCCAGCGATCCGAAGACGATGGGTGCCTACGCCCGGCCCGAACACTGGACGGAGGCGCGCTACGAGATCCAGGCCGCGATGATGGAGTCCAAAGAGGTCTGGGCCGAAACCGTCGAGGAGTTCAAGGAGGTCTTCGGCCGGGACTACACCGAGTACAACGGCATGATCGACACCTACCACGGCGACGCCGACTACCGCCTCGTCGCCCTGGGGTCGATGTGCGGGACGATCCGCGGCGTCATCGACCAGTACCGCGAGCAGGGCGTCGACGTCGGGCTCGTCCGCCCGCGCGTCCACCGGCCGTTCCCGACCGAGGAGATCCGGAAAGCGCTCGGCGACGCCGAGGCCGTCGGCGTCCTGACCAAGGAGATGTCGCCCGGCTACGAGTCCGCACTCGCCGGCGAGATCAAGGGGACGCTGTACCACGCCGAGAACCAGCCGCCGATCAAGAGCTTCGTCATCGGGATGGCCGGCCGGGACATCACCGCCGCCGAGATCGGCGCGATGATCGAGGAGACCATGGAGGCCTCCGGGCCGATGACTTTCGACGAGCAGGAATCGTGGCCACAGCTGCGTGAGGAACTCCTCCAAACTGGAGGCGATCAATAA